A genomic window from Prunus persica cultivar Lovell chromosome G2, Prunus_persica_NCBIv2, whole genome shotgun sequence includes:
- the LOC109947313 gene encoding uncharacterized protein K02A2.6-like has protein sequence MPGIDPQIICHRLHVNPAIKPVAQKRRNFAPEQVAIIETEIDKLLAAGFIEEVSYAEWLANIVLVAKKDKGLWRVCVDYTDLNKACPKDNFPLPRIDQLVDSTSDGASNHKGSGAGVVIITPDGTLLEQAITLGFSASNNEAEYEALLAGLRLAKELTIKRLAIYSDSQLITNQASGEYMAKHPRMIQYLDKVQGLLKEFPTFTIQQIPRAENTHADALASLGSALDSQFRRSIPVEHLDRPSIDEIKPIDSMQIDEDPSWQDTIIDYLVNGNLPMDKSEARKVQQKAARYYMQGDKLIRRSYSGPHLTCIKYPQTLEVLCKIHDGECGNHSGGRSLAQKALNVGYFWPTMRHDSTEYVKRCDRCQRYKPVPNLPAEVYHPQNITDNGSQFIGKQITAFYKRYGIKQHLSTPRYPQGNGQAEASNKIILDCLKKRLEGAEGKWVDELPGVLWAYRTTKRRSTGETPFSLAYGTEAIIPPHITVPSIGIEVGSIEQNSEQMRLNLDLLEGEREKAIVRVASYQQRLKSYYDKRAKIRQFQPGDLVLRKAFITAQRQGSKKMKPNWEGPYIISRSGGRGSYTLDTMEGKEIPRQWNAYHLQRYYP, from the exons atgcctggcatcgaTCCCCAGATCATCTGCCATCGCTTACACGTCAACCCAGCCATCAAACCTGTAGCGCAGAAGAGACGTAACTTCGCCCCCGAGCAGGTTGCCATCATTGAAACCGAGATCGATAAGCTTCTAGCTGCTGGTTTCATCGAAGAAGTCTCCTACGCAGAATGGCTGGCGAACATTGTTCTAGTggcaaaaaaagataaaggtcTGTGGAGAGTGTGCGTCGACTACACCGAcctcaacaaggcatgccctaaagacaactttccaCTGCCTAGAATTGATCAGCTCGTCGATTCAACTTCCG ACGGAGCATCAAATCATAAAGGATCAGGGGCAGGCGTCGTCATAATCACCCCAGACGGAACCTTGTTGGAACAAGCCATCACACTAGGCTTTTCTGCGTCAAACAACGAGGCAGAATATGAGGCATTGCTCGCAGGACTGCGCCTAGCAAAAGAACTGACGATCAAGAGATtagccatctactcagactcCCAGCTGATCACGAATCAAGCCTCAGGCGAGTACATGGCAAAACATCCAAGAATGATTCAGTACCTCGACAAAGTCCAAGGACTTTTGAAAGAATTTCCTActttcaccatccaacaaATTCCACGGGCAGAGAACACTCATGCAGATGCGTTGGCAAGCCTAGGATCAGCGCTGGACAGCCAGTTCAGACGCTCCATCCCAGTCGAACACCTTGACCGACCAAGCATCGATGAAATAAAGCCAATCGACTCAATGCAGATCGATGAAGACCCCAGCTGGCAAGACACCATCATCGACTACTTGGTGAATGGAAATCTGCCAATGGATAAGTCCGAAGCTAGGAAGGTCCAACAGAAAGCCGCGAGATATTACATGCAGGGCGACAAGCTCATTCGCAGATCATACTCCGGCCCTCATCTCACTTGCATAAAGtaccctcaaacacttgaggtcCTTTGCAAAATTCATGACGGCGAGTGTGGCAACCACTCTGGGGGCAGGTCACTCGCCCAGAAGGCCCTAAACGTAGGCTATTTCTGGCCTACTATGCGCCATGACTCTACTGAATATGTCAAAAGATGTGATCGCTGCCAACGGTACAAACCAGTTCCTAATCTGCCTGCCGAAGTCTACCATCCGCAGAACA TCACCGACAATGGCTCGCAATTCATCGGCAAGCAGATCACTGCCTTCTACAAAAGGTACGGCATCAAGCAGCATTTATCTACTCCAAGATATCCTCAAGGCAACGGCCAGGCCGAggcatccaataaaataatattggacTGTCTAAAGAAGAGATTAGAAGGCGCCGAAGGAAAATGGGTAGATGAGCTCCCTGGCGTactatgggcttatcgcacCACCAAGCGAAGATCAACTGGCGAAACCCCGTTTTCCCTCGCCTATGGAACTGAAGCGATCATTCCTCCTCACATCACTGTCCCCTCAATAGGCATCGAAGTGGGCAGTATTGAGCAGAACTCCGAGCAGATGAGACTCAACCTTGACTTACTTGAAGGCGAGCGCGAGAAGGCCATTGTCCGGGTCGCCTCCTATCAACAGCGGTTGAAGTCTTACTACGATAAAAGAGCCAAGATCAGACAGTTTCAACCAGGCGACCTTGTGCTAAGAAAGGCCTTCATCACTGCACAAAGACAAGGGTCCAAAAAGATGAAACCCAATTGGGAAGGCCCTTACATAATCAGCCGGTCCGGGGGCAGAGGAAGCTATACGCTTGACACCATGGAAGGGAAGGAGATTCCGCGACAATGGAACGCCTACCATCTCCAAAGATATTATCCATGA
- the LOC109947314 gene encoding uncharacterized protein LOC109947314, translating into MEVCVIAKCTYKSETIMFSVSSESSMVDILKTLCLRFRGLQLGCFTLRYSVPSYPSCFLETDSDLDLMRTFLLISNEKTVDILVKDLCGSSEYSGDFCVNKKLIACEKGESSCSSTVEDRNEFLGRSKRASAKPLLSNEWETYIHHVGQKFDGGAEEFRLKLCKYALEVGFNFEYAGNDKKRVVAVCSNKKLEGCSWRVYASRCEATGSFVIRTLNNVHTCAGRIRESKSKMMRSRVVSSLIVDRIRAKPELKPVEIIHEFKDYYGIDISYYHAWFGKELAKLDVHGDESKSFNELVWYADAVKETNTGSLCTLDCEAGINRFRRFFVSFGGCIAGFQYCIPLLFIDATFLKSKYKGQLLCASGKNGNQGFYPLAFGVVDSETEENWTWFLQHLASILLPMGRVVTFFSDRNQGLLNAMGFVFPGWPHSYCYYHLKQNLISKYPKSGYGKLLQDRVINLFSRCAYAVTEEEFKVAMEELVIVGSSKVKTFISDLSRDHYANAFFKGMRYGEMANSLAESFNNWVGVFRDLPVLPLIEGIRQKLMVLNSQRRIEAEKWTTVLCPEMETRLCENAEAGRTWAVRRSNSTVFEVFADYSVMVDLEQRTCSCRLWQIDGFPCTHAVAAILAKRDSVYDYVECYYKTDFFRKAYESPIFPIPDIGKGLGSNGSAAGVVLPPITKRPAGRPPTKRIKVFGEFKRPLKCSRCSVAGHNRKTCKAII; encoded by the exons ATGGAGGTGTGTGTCATTGCCAAGTGCACATATAAGTCGGAAACCATcatgttttcagtttcatcaGAGTCATCcatggttgatattttgaagactttgtgtctgaggtttaggggtttgcaGTTGGGTTGTTTCACATTACGGTATTCGGTGCCCAGTTATCCGAGTTGTTTTCTAGAAACGGATAGCGATTTGGACTTGATGAggacatttttgttgatatcaAATGAGAAGACTGTTGATATTTTAGTGAAGGATTTATGCGGGAGCAGTGAATATAGTGGTgatttttgtgtaaataaGAAGTTGATAGCATGTGAAAAGGGCGAGTCGTCGTGTTCTAGTACTGTCGAAGACAGAAACGAGTTTTTGGGCAGGTCGAAGAGAGCAAGTGCTAAGCCTTTGTTGTCGAATGAGTGGGAGACATACATACATCATGTGGGGCAGAAGTTTGACGGTGGTGCAGAGGAGTTCCGGTTGAAATTGTGCAAGTACGCTCTTGAAGtaggatttaattttgaatatgcCGGCAATGACAAGAAGCGGGTGGTTGCTGTTTGTTCGAATAAGAAATTGGAGGGTTGCAGCTGGCGTGTTTATGCTTCTCGTTGTGAAGCTactggcagttttgtaattcggACGTTAAATAATGTTCATACATGTGCGGGTCGGATACGGGAATCAAAGAGTAAGATGATGAGGTCTCGTGTGGTGTCCTCCCTCATTGTGGACAGAATTCGTGCAAAACCAGAGCTGAAGCCAGTTGAGATTATACATGAGTTCAAAGATTATTATGGTATAGACATTTCATACTACCACGCATGGTTTGGCAAAGAGTTAGCTAAATTGGACGTTCACGGTGATGAGTCGAAGTCCTTCAACGAGTTAGTGTGGTATGCGGACGCCGTAAAGGAAACTAACACTGGTTCTCTCTGCACTCTTGATTGTGAAGCTGGAATTAATCGCTTTcgacggttttttgtgtcttttggCGGTTGCATTGCTGGATTTCAATATTGCATACCCTTGTTGTTCATTGATGCTACGTTTTTGAAGAGCAAGTACAAGGGGCAGCTTCTGTGTGCTTCGGGAAAGAATGGAAATCAAG ggttTTATCCTCTAGCTTTTGGAGTTGTTGATTCTGAGACAGAGGAGAATTGGACTtggtttcttcaacatttggcTTCTATATTGCTACCGATGGGGAGAGTGGTGACCTTTTTCTCGGACCGCAATCAAGGTTTGTTAAATGCAATGGGGTTTGTGTTTCCCGGATGGCCTCATTCTTACTGTTATTATCACCTCAAACAGAATTTGATATCAAAGTACCCGAAGTCAGGTTATGGGAAACTGCTCCAAGACCgtgttatcaatttatttagtagATGCGCATATGCTGTTACGGAGGAAGAGTTTAAGGTAGCAATGGAGGAGTTGGTGATTGTTGGGAGTTCGAAAGTGAAGACATTTATATCTGATTTGTCTAGAGATCACTATGCCAACGCATTTTTCAAAGGAATGCGTTATGGGGAGATGGCAAACAGTTTAGCGGAGTCCTTTAATAATTGGGTTGGTGTGTTTCGAGATTTGCCGGTGCTACCTTTGATAGAAGGGATTCGACAGAAATTGATGGTATTGAATTCTCAACGAAGAATTGAAGCGGAGAAGTGGACAACAGTTTTGTGTCCGGAGATGGAGACTAGACTCTGTGAAAATGCGGAGGCCGGTAGGACTTGGGCAGTTCGTCGTTCTAATAGCACTGTTTTTGAAGTATTTGCTGATTATTCTGTGATGGTTGATCTCGAGCAAAGGACTTGTTCTTGCCGTCTTTGGCAAATTGACGGTTTTCCTTGCACACATGCGGTGGCTGCAATCCTAGCAAAGAGAGATTCAGTTTATGATTACGTGGAGTGTTACTACAAAACCGACTTCTTTCGAAAAGCCTATGAGAGTCCTATTTTTCCTATTCCAGATATTGGGAAAGGATTGGGCAGCAATGGTTCTGCCGCTGGAGTTGTGCTTCCGCCAATTACAAAGAGGCCAGCCGGAAGACCACCAACAAAGaggatcaaagtttttggtgaatttaaaaGGCCATTGAAATGCAGTCGGTGCAGTGTTGCTGGGCACAATAGGAAGACTTGCAAGGCTATTATATGA
- the LOC109947315 gene encoding DNA ligase 1-like: MQEKQKEDDEGKPDDAIQDLLVKSMTDQINYRQQQDPSFVCPERLQLWKDEKNEDSEKKMKELWDIFIQAEKRSKELEVELATYIEKLDNEECVTATMTVESTVQLNEIQNLKRRIAELEGKETGIDMEKIAKKKEIQEKYKAEIESLLSDPTIFEMEMDLPTKQPTQPVEEKEEEKKEEEKQQEEREEEKKQDAPTPDVPSRVQRVKNRERKRLQASCYVYEKNKKTKKEAKKDDEELPQFKLISSEELTQEASQPDATNPIPDPPKGTSLHDSIPVDLQQSSDEDEAQEKQTKKKLGWGQKKVWQKIPKPDRESIEKHYLSTQLRDIFWAGLNDEKVTNHDLKDIVWDLELSQNVIEAYIQIEEDKIEPMQTESPQYMSTWTWFSTKICLKSENKH; the protein is encoded by the exons AtgcaggaaaaacaaaaagaagatgatgagggaAAACCTGATGATGCAATTCAAGACCTCTTGGTGAAGTCCATGACAGACCAAATCAACTACCGCCAACAACAAGATCCTAGCTTCGTTTGCCCGGAAAGATTACAACTGTGGAAGGATGAAAAGAATGAAGACagtgagaagaaaatgaaggaattgTGGGATATATTTATCCAAGCAGAAAAGAGATCAAAGGAGCTGGAAGTGGAGTTGGCAACATACATAGAGAAATTAGATAATGAAGAATGTGTGACTGCCACCATGACAGTGGAATCTACAGTTCAGcttaatgaaatacaaaatctgaaaaggaGGATTGCAGAATTGGAAGGCAAGGAAACTGGTATTGACATGGAGAAGATTGCCAAGAAAAAGGAGATTCAAGAAAAGTACAAGGCAGAAATTGAAAGCTTGTTGTCAGACCCAACAATCTTTGAAATGGAGATGGATCTGCCTACAAAACAACCAACACAACCagttgaagagaaagaagaagaaaagaaagaagaagagaagcaacaagaagagagagaagaagagaagaagcaagatGCTCCAACACCTGATGTTCCTTCAAGAGTACAAAGGGtgaagaacagagaaagaaagaggcttCAAGCATCTTGCTATGTGtacgaaaaaaataagaaaacaaaaaaggaggcAAAAAAGGATGATGAAGAACTACCACAATTCAAGCTTATCTCTTCCGAGGAG TTAACACAAGAGGCATCTCAGCCCGATGCCACAAATCCAATTCCTGACCCCCCTAAAGGAACGAGCCTTCATGATTCAATACCTGTGGATCTACAACAATCaagtgatgaagatgaagcacaagaaaagcaaacaaagaaaaaactaggATGGGGTCAGAAAAAGGTGTGGCAGAAAATTCCAAAGCCGGACAGGGAAAGCATTGAAAAACACTACTTAAGCACTCAACTTCG TGATATCTTCTGGGCAGGACTCAATGATGAGAAAGTGACAAACCATGATCTCAAAGATATTGTATGGGACCTGGAACTGTCACAAAAC GTCATTGAGGCCTATATCCAAATAGAGGAGGATAAAATAGAGCCCATGCAGACAGAGAGTCCACAGTACATGTCCACATGGACTTGG ttctCCACCAAAATCTGTCTCaaatctgaaaacaagcattga